GGTGTAGACGCCGTCCACATCGGTGAGGATCTGGCAGACATCGGCCTTCAGTGCGGCGGAGATGGCGATGGCGGTGAGGTCGGAGCCGCCGCGGCCGAGGGTGTGGATCTTGCCCTCCGGGGTGATGCCCTGGAAGCCGGCGACGACGAGGGTATTCCCCGCCTCCAGCTCGCGCTGCATGTAGGAGGGGTCGATGTCCTCGATGCGGCCGCGGGTGTGGGAGCCCTTCGTGTAGATGCCTGCCTGGCGGCCGGTGATGGAGACGGCCTCCACCCCCGCCTCATGGAGGGCCATGGAGACGAGGGCGATGGATTGCTGCTCGCCGGTGGCCAGCAGCACGTCCAGCTCCCGCTCGGACGGGCTCTCGGAGAATTCCTTGGCCATCTTGATGAGGCCGTCCGTGATGCCGGACATGGCGGACACCACTGCCACGACCTGGTTGCCCGCGTCGCGGGTGCGTTTCACCCGCGACGCGACGTTGCGCATGCGGTCGATGGAGCCGACGGAGGTGCCGCCGTATTTTTGCACGATGAGGGCCATGGCCAGTCCGGGAAACGGGGCCGGGAGTGAAGGAAAGCCGCGCACCCTTGGCAAGCGTGCGGTGGGGCAGCCTTCCGCGGGGTGCGAGGGCACCGGAGCAGACTGGCACCCACCTGTCCGCTCCGGCACCGTGCGCGAGCGCCCCCTTTTTCGATGGAAACGAGGTGGGAGGGCACCGGATCACGGCGGTCATGAGCACGCATCCGATAACATATGGCACCCATAACCGGCGGACGACCTCAACGCTTTAGCGACCAACGACATTATTTGCCGATGAACGGCCCAAATGCCGTATGTGAAGTTCGTATTTTCCCATCGGTCTTTGACATCCCATCCCCGTGCCCCCATAGCCGTTAGAGCAATGCGGTCGGAGGGATCGGCACAGGTGGAAAGACTGGACGGCGAGGATTGGAAGTCGGTGGCGGGATGGCTGTTGGCGGAGGATCTGGATGCCGGCGTGAATCGTGTGCTGGGGCTGCTTGGCAGGCGGCACGCCGCCGACCGTGTGTGGGTCATCCGCTATGACGAGAGCTTCACTTTCCTGTGGAACACCCATGAATGGGTGGCTCCGGGCATCACCCCGCAGATGGGGGAATTGCAGGGCCTGCCGGTGGAAGCCGGGCAGTGGATGCACGAGGGCCTGCACCAGGACGGGCGACTGCTGATCGAAGATATCGGGAAGATGCCGCGAAGGGCGCGGGGACTTCAGGCGGAGTTGCAACGGCAGGGCATCCGCTCGCTGCTCTCGCTGCCCGTTTTCCGCGAGGGCAGGCTGGCCTTCCAGATCGGGTATGACGCGGTGCATGCGCGTCGGGATTGGCCGGAGGTGGTTTTCACGGAGCTGGGGGATGCCGTCTCCTTGATCGCGAATGCCCTGTGGCACCGCGGGCCGCAGGGAGTCGCTGCATTTCCCGCCGGGGATCGCGAGAGCAGGCTGATCCATCTGAAAGACGGGGGGAGTCTCGTCCCCGTCTCCGAGATCCTGTGGATCGAGGCCTCGGGGGACTACACGATCATCCACTCGAGGGGGAAGCTGCGCCAGACCGAGCGCCGCAGCGTGAAGGAGTGGGAGAGCATCCTGCCGCGGAAGGACTTCCTCCGCATCCACCGCGGGGCCATCGTGCAGGTCTCGGCGATCCAGCGGCTGGACCGCAGCGGGGGGAAGTGGCGGCTGATGCTCCTGCCGGATGGCCCGCAGCTCCCGGTTGGCCGCGCCTACCATGCGGCGGTCCGCCGTCGGCTGGGATTCTGACCCGGCGACCGCGGGCATCGACAGCACGCTCCGGGGCGGCTACCGTCCGCCCGGATGACGCTCGACGAGCTCGGATGGGATGAGAATTTCGCCGCCGCCTTTGCCCCCTACCGGGCAAAAGGCTGGTTCCCCGCGCGCCTGATCCGCGAGACCACCATCAACTACTCCGCCTTCGTCGGTGAGGACCCGGACGATGTGGAGGAGATCGATTGCGTGCTCTCCGGAAAGGTCTGGCATGACGCCGTCTGCGATGCCGATCTGCCTGCCGTGGGAGACTGGGTTGCCGTCGAGCTGGGCGGGGAGAATGAGGATCACGTGATCCGCGCGCATCTCCCGCGGCGCTCGTGCTTTTCGCGGAAGATGCCCGGGAAGACCGTCGAGGAGCAGGTCATCGGGGCAAATGTCGACATTGTCGCCGTGGTCACCGATTCCGGTGCCGACCACAACCCGCGCCGGATGGAGCGTTACTTTGCCTTGATCGGTCGCAGCGGTGCGAAGGCGGTGGTGCTGGTGAACAAGTCCGACCTCTTCCCCGCGGATCACAACGAGGCCTGCGCTGCCGAGCTGCGCGCACTTTCCGAGGAGGCTGACATTCACATCACCAGCGCGCTGAATGGCGACGGGCTGGAAGTGCTGAAGTCCTACCTGAAGGATGGAACTACGATGTGCGTCGTAGGTTCCTCCGGCGTGGGGAAGTCCACGCTGGTGAACCAGCTCTACGGCGAGGAATGGCAGTGGACCAGCGAGGTGAACGAGGTGACCGGCAAGGGCCGCCACACCACCACCTCACGCGAGCTCGTCCCGCTGCCCGAGGGCGGCATGCTCATCGACAATCCCGGCATGCGGGAGATCCAGATGTGGACGGACGAGAAGACCCTCCGCGACAGCTTCGCCGACGTGGAGGCGATGGGGCACGACTGCCGCTTCGCCGACTGCAAGCACGGCAATGACAAGGGCTGCGCCATCCGCGCCGCCATCGAGGCCGGCACGCTGGACCTGCATCGCCTGGAAAGCTTCCTCCGTCTCGACGATGAGATCGAAAAGATCCGCCGCCAGGTCAAGAAGCGCCAGATGACCGTCGAGCGCTGGGCGAAGCGAACCCACCGCGTGAAGGCCCGCAACCTGGAAGACCGCATCCAGCTCGAGAAGGACGAGCGCGGCGAGTGGCGCGGGTGAATGCTAGACCTTCCTGCCGATGAGCAAGCAACCGGCCCCTGAATCGATCGACGCGTATCTTGCCC
The Luteolibacter flavescens DNA segment above includes these coding regions:
- a CDS encoding LytR/AlgR family response regulator transcription factor, translated to MERLDGEDWKSVAGWLLAEDLDAGVNRVLGLLGRRHAADRVWVIRYDESFTFLWNTHEWVAPGITPQMGELQGLPVEAGQWMHEGLHQDGRLLIEDIGKMPRRARGLQAELQRQGIRSLLSLPVFREGRLAFQIGYDAVHARRDWPEVVFTELGDAVSLIANALWHRGPQGVAAFPAGDRESRLIHLKDGGSLVPVSEILWIEASGDYTIIHSRGKLRQTERRSVKEWESILPRKDFLRIHRGAIVQVSAIQRLDRSGGKWRLMLLPDGPQLPVGRAYHAAVRRRLGF
- the rsgA gene encoding ribosome small subunit-dependent GTPase A — encoded protein: MTLDELGWDENFAAAFAPYRAKGWFPARLIRETTINYSAFVGEDPDDVEEIDCVLSGKVWHDAVCDADLPAVGDWVAVELGGENEDHVIRAHLPRRSCFSRKMPGKTVEEQVIGANVDIVAVVTDSGADHNPRRMERYFALIGRSGAKAVVLVNKSDLFPADHNEACAAELRALSEEADIHITSALNGDGLEVLKSYLKDGTTMCVVGSSGVGKSTLVNQLYGEEWQWTSEVNEVTGKGRHTTTSRELVPLPEGGMLIDNPGMREIQMWTDEKTLRDSFADVEAMGHDCRFADCKHGNDKGCAIRAAIEAGTLDLHRLESFLRLDDEIEKIRRQVKKRQMTVERWAKRTHRVKARNLEDRIQLEKDERGEWRG